From one Streptomyces sp. R41 genomic stretch:
- a CDS encoding sigma-70 family RNA polymerase sigma factor — MEADELLVLVAGGDQKAFEELYGLVSGPVFGLVRRVVRDPAQTEEVAQEVLLELWRSAARFDPGRGSALSWILTLAHRRAVDRVRSARAATEREQREGRRAHHPAFDQVAEEVEAGLEREWVRRCLDRLTALQRQSVTLAYYDGYTYREVAERLKLPLGTVKTRMRDGLTRLRECLGGAA; from the coding sequence GTGGAGGCGGACGAACTTCTGGTGCTCGTGGCCGGAGGTGACCAGAAGGCATTCGAGGAGCTGTACGGACTGGTGTCCGGGCCGGTGTTCGGTCTGGTGCGCCGAGTGGTCCGGGACCCGGCACAGACGGAGGAGGTGGCCCAGGAGGTGCTGCTCGAACTCTGGCGCTCCGCCGCGCGGTTCGACCCCGGACGCGGCAGCGCCCTGTCCTGGATCCTCACCCTCGCGCACCGCCGCGCCGTCGACCGGGTCCGCAGCGCCCGCGCGGCCACCGAACGCGAGCAGCGCGAGGGGCGGCGGGCTCATCACCCCGCCTTCGACCAGGTCGCCGAGGAGGTCGAGGCCGGGCTCGAACGCGAGTGGGTGCGGCGCTGCCTCGACCGGCTCACCGCCCTGCAACGCCAGTCGGTCACCCTCGCCTACTACGACGGCTACACGTACCGTGAAGTGGCCGAAAGGCTCAAGCTGCCCCTGGGCACCGTCAAGACCCGAATGCGCGACGGCCTCACGCGCCTGCGCGAATGCCTGGGAGGTGCCGCATGA
- a CDS encoding DUF4331 domain-containing protein, translating into MTPFSRSGAGRRSLATLVCGALAAGGLAAAGMTALEPGAASASSHREAPLISGQPQYDNTDVYAFVSPDKPNTTTIVANWIPFEEPAGGPNFYTFADDAQYDIHIDNNGDAQGELVYRYTFKTHRKNGDTFLYNTGPVTSLDDPDLNITQTYDIDLLRLHNQKLVSRTKVADDVPVAPSNVGKASMPDYGKLRDQAVYKLAGGSTTFAGQADDPFFLDLRVFDLLYGGNLTEVGRDTLKGYNVNSIALQVPNDMIRESAGQPVVGIWSTTQRKDAHGDWTQVSRLGMPLVNEVVNPQKDKDKFNASAPWNDGQFLKNVTNPELPKLIEAIYKIKAPAEPRNDLVDVFLKGVKGLNQPPNVRPAEELRLNTSIKPTMHPKRLGVLDGDNAGFPNGRRLTDDVIDASLQVVEGELVGSKNDLGDAVDKNDKKFENYFPYVAEPTSGSRGPLAKGTTSGTDVRNQLGDALKPAGSSGGGTDTTLIAASAAAGAAGFLLIATGLMWWRRRMHNRAY; encoded by the coding sequence ATGACACCTTTCTCCAGGAGCGGCGCGGGACGCAGGAGTCTCGCGACCCTCGTATGTGGTGCGCTGGCCGCCGGGGGGCTCGCAGCCGCCGGCATGACCGCGCTGGAACCGGGGGCGGCCTCCGCCTCCAGCCACCGGGAGGCCCCGCTGATCTCGGGGCAGCCCCAGTACGACAACACGGACGTGTACGCGTTCGTGAGCCCCGACAAGCCCAACACCACGACCATCGTGGCGAACTGGATCCCCTTCGAGGAACCGGCCGGCGGACCGAACTTCTACACCTTCGCCGATGACGCCCAGTACGACATCCACATCGACAACAACGGTGACGCGCAGGGCGAGTTGGTCTACCGCTACACCTTCAAGACGCACCGCAAGAACGGCGACACCTTCCTCTACAACACGGGTCCGGTCACCAGCCTCGACGACCCGGACCTGAACATCACGCAGACGTACGACATCGATCTGCTGCGGCTGCACAACCAGAAGCTGGTGTCGCGGACCAAGGTCGCCGACGACGTTCCGGTGGCCCCGTCGAACGTCGGCAAGGCGTCGATGCCGGACTACGGCAAGCTGCGCGACCAAGCCGTCTACAAGCTCGCCGGCGGTTCCACGACGTTCGCCGGGCAGGCGGATGACCCGTTCTTCCTGGACCTGCGCGTCTTCGACCTGCTGTACGGCGGGAACCTGACCGAGGTCGGGCGGGACACCCTCAAGGGCTACAACGTCAACTCGATAGCCCTGCAGGTCCCGAACGACATGATCCGTGAGTCGGCCGGACAGCCGGTCGTGGGCATCTGGTCCACCACCCAGCGCAAGGACGCGCACGGCGACTGGACGCAGGTCTCCCGGCTCGGCATGCCGCTGGTCAACGAGGTCGTCAACCCGCAGAAGGACAAGGACAAGTTCAACGCGTCCGCGCCGTGGAACGACGGCCAGTTCCTGAAGAACGTGACCAACCCGGAGCTGCCGAAGCTCATCGAGGCGATCTACAAGATCAAGGCCCCGGCGGAGCCCCGCAACGACCTGGTCGACGTCTTCCTGAAGGGCGTGAAGGGCCTCAACCAGCCGCCCAATGTGCGCCCGGCGGAGGAGCTGCGGCTCAACACCTCGATCAAGCCCACCATGCATCCCAAGCGGCTCGGTGTGCTCGACGGCGACAACGCGGGCTTCCCGAACGGACGTCGGCTCACCGACGACGTGATCGACGCCTCGCTCCAGGTCGTCGAGGGTGAACTGGTCGGGTCCAAGAACGACTTGGGCGACGCGGTCGACAAGAACGACAAGAAGTTCGAGAACTACTTCCCGTACGTGGCCGAGCCGACCTCGGGTTCGCGCGGACCGCTCGCCAAGGGCACGACCAGCGGGACCGATGTGCGCAACCAGCTGGGTGACGCTCTGAAGCCCGCGGGATCCTCCGGCGGCGGCACCGACACCACGCTGATCGCGGCCTCCGCGGCGGCGGGCGCGGCCGGGTTCCTGCTGATCGCCACCGGCCTCATGTGGTGGCGCCGGCGGATGCACAACCGGGCCTACTGA
- a CDS encoding tetratricopeptide repeat protein, with protein MAPRTNESATTDAEEATPDTSTTGATEATDTSTTGATEATGDERVAAVRRLSASQRRWRAAQLTACAAALAVALTAGAVVLGAVRDGGTTTSTVASAPSGVSPQLLASGDLDASITSLQAHLKDQPKDFGGWATLGLAYVEQARTKGDPSRYPQAEQALDRSLELRPDNESALAGRAALAAARHDFTGALKYADKVLKENPYSERALCSRIDALVELGRYDEASKAADLADSRRPGVPVFTRYAYVRELRGDVKTARRVLQQALSTATTRGDVSYVATALGQLAWNQGQYGTALTYYARALGADDTYLPALEGRARAQAAQGDRAAAIRGMEQVVDRYPLPQPLVELGELYEARGKKGDSQQAHDQYSLVNAWVSLARANGVNADLDTALAAADHGDREAALKAARAEWARRHTVHTADALAWALHVNGRDGEALPYARRATATGYRNASFLYHRGMIERATGHSKEARASLTSALDLNPGFSPLGARAAREALEAAK; from the coding sequence ATGGCCCCGCGTACGAACGAGAGCGCGACGACGGACGCCGAGGAGGCCACGCCCGACACCAGCACCACGGGCGCCACGGAAGCGACCGACACCAGCACCACGGGGGCCACGGAAGCGACCGGCGACGAGCGCGTCGCCGCCGTGCGACGGCTGTCGGCGTCCCAGCGACGTTGGCGTGCGGCCCAACTCACCGCCTGCGCCGCCGCGTTGGCTGTCGCGCTCACCGCGGGTGCGGTGGTGCTCGGGGCCGTCCGGGACGGCGGAACCACCACCTCCACCGTGGCGTCCGCGCCCAGCGGCGTATCGCCGCAGTTGCTCGCCAGTGGGGATCTGGACGCGAGCATCACCTCTCTGCAGGCCCATCTCAAGGATCAGCCGAAGGACTTCGGCGGCTGGGCCACGCTCGGGCTCGCGTACGTGGAGCAGGCCCGCACGAAGGGCGATCCCTCCCGGTATCCGCAGGCCGAACAGGCGCTGGACCGATCCCTGGAGCTGCGCCCCGACAACGAGTCCGCGCTCGCCGGACGCGCCGCCCTCGCCGCCGCGCGGCACGACTTCACCGGCGCCCTGAAGTACGCGGACAAGGTGCTGAAGGAGAACCCGTACAGTGAGCGCGCCCTGTGCTCCCGCATCGACGCCCTCGTCGAACTCGGGCGCTACGACGAGGCGTCGAAGGCCGCCGACCTGGCCGACTCGCGCCGCCCGGGCGTGCCCGTCTTCACGCGGTACGCCTATGTGCGCGAGCTGCGCGGCGATGTGAAGACCGCCCGCAGGGTCCTTCAGCAGGCGCTCAGCACGGCCACGACCCGCGGCGACGTCTCCTACGTGGCGACCGCCCTCGGGCAACTCGCCTGGAACCAGGGTCAGTACGGCACGGCACTCACGTACTACGCGCGGGCGCTCGGCGCCGACGACACCTATCTCCCCGCACTCGAAGGCCGCGCCCGCGCCCAGGCGGCGCAAGGGGACCGCGCGGCGGCGATCCGCGGCATGGAGCAGGTCGTGGACCGCTATCCGCTGCCCCAACCCCTCGTGGAACTGGGCGAGCTGTACGAGGCGCGCGGCAAGAAGGGCGATTCCCAGCAGGCCCACGACCAGTACTCCCTGGTGAACGCCTGGGTCTCGCTGGCCCGCGCCAACGGTGTCAACGCCGATCTCGACACCGCCCTGGCCGCCGCCGACCACGGCGACCGCGAGGCCGCGCTGAAGGCAGCCCGCGCCGAGTGGGCCCGCCGTCACACCGTGCACACCGCGGATGCCCTCGCCTGGGCCCTGCACGTCAACGGCCGCGACGGGGAAGCCCTGCCGTACGCCCGCCGGGCCACGGCCACCGGCTACCGCAACGCGTCCTTCCTCTACCACCGCGGCATGATCGAGCGCGCCACCGGCCACTCGAAGGAGGCCCGGGCCTCGCTGACGTCGGCCCTCGACCTGAACCCGGGCTTCTCGCCGCTGGGCGCCCGTGCGGCCCGTGAGGCACTGGAGGCCGCGAAGTGA
- a CDS encoding serine/threonine-protein kinase — translation MSEDPGSERVIAGRYRLLSPLGEGGMGTVWRARDEVLQREVAVKEVRAPAGLPAHEVERMYARLEREAWAAARISNRNVVTVYDVATEDGRPWIVMELIRGLALSDLLDAEGPLPPQRAAHIGAEVLAALRSAHEAGVLHRDVKPGNVLMANDGRIVLTDFGIAMVEGSSALTMTGEVIGSPEFLAPERALGRTPGPESDLWSLGVLLYAAVEGNSPFRQNTPLSTLRAIVDEPLPTPRRAGSLGPVIEGLLAKDPAERLGAEQAEHELRIIAAGGTPPTPTRGMPSPAPLYAQTRAASPQPPPGPPQPQGFGPASATLPAASTTPEPARNRRAAVVLIAGMVALALALGGLTYALLNRDSGGNGNGGQGTAGNSGGANNGSSGGSSGGGNTNSGSGNTGATGRTPSTTQPGGGHSTTTPPAQSVQVTVAGRRTDYSGACPPPAAQAPAFTATFTVGRVPVDVEYRWVTKTGDVTDPGWKTLSFPAGGGKTQQKTVVATTYDTSGTFQNEISVEVRSPVRTTSNSVPFSITCATETPTDEASASTSP, via the coding sequence GTGTCCGAAGATCCGGGCAGTGAACGTGTGATCGCGGGGCGCTACCGTCTGCTGTCGCCCTTGGGCGAGGGCGGCATGGGGACGGTGTGGCGCGCCCGCGACGAGGTGCTGCAGCGCGAGGTCGCCGTCAAGGAGGTCCGCGCCCCGGCCGGGCTTCCGGCGCACGAGGTCGAGCGGATGTACGCGCGGCTGGAACGCGAGGCCTGGGCCGCCGCCCGTATCTCGAACCGCAACGTGGTGACGGTGTACGACGTGGCCACCGAGGACGGCCGGCCGTGGATCGTGATGGAGCTGATCCGTGGCCTCGCCCTCTCCGACCTGCTGGACGCCGAAGGCCCGCTGCCTCCGCAGCGGGCCGCGCACATAGGCGCCGAGGTGCTCGCCGCGCTGCGTTCCGCGCACGAGGCGGGGGTCCTGCACCGCGATGTGAAGCCGGGCAACGTCCTGATGGCGAACGACGGACGGATCGTCCTCACAGACTTCGGTATCGCGATGGTCGAGGGCAGTTCCGCGCTGACCATGACCGGCGAGGTCATCGGCTCGCCCGAATTCCTCGCTCCGGAGCGGGCGTTGGGCCGCACACCCGGGCCCGAGTCGGACCTGTGGTCACTCGGGGTGCTCCTGTACGCGGCGGTCGAGGGCAACTCGCCCTTCCGCCAGAACACTCCGCTGAGCACCCTGCGGGCCATCGTCGACGAGCCGCTTCCGACGCCCCGCCGTGCGGGCTCCCTCGGACCCGTCATCGAGGGGCTGCTCGCCAAGGATCCAGCCGAGCGGTTGGGCGCCGAACAGGCCGAGCACGAACTGCGGATCATCGCCGCGGGCGGCACTCCGCCCACCCCGACCCGGGGCATGCCGTCCCCGGCACCGCTCTACGCGCAGACGCGCGCGGCGTCCCCCCAGCCTCCGCCCGGACCGCCGCAACCGCAGGGGTTCGGGCCGGCCTCGGCCACCCTGCCCGCGGCCTCCACCACGCCCGAGCCCGCACGCAATCGCCGCGCCGCCGTGGTTCTGATCGCGGGCATGGTCGCACTCGCACTCGCCCTCGGCGGACTGACGTACGCCCTGTTGAACCGGGACAGCGGAGGCAACGGCAACGGCGGCCAAGGGACCGCCGGCAACAGCGGTGGCGCCAACAACGGTTCCAGTGGGGGAAGTTCCGGCGGAGGCAACACCAACAGCGGGAGCGGCAACACCGGCGCGACCGGCAGAACTCCGTCCACCACCCAGCCCGGTGGGGGGCATTCGACCACGACCCCGCCCGCGCAGTCCGTGCAGGTGACGGTCGCGGGCCGGCGAACCGACTACTCCGGTGCCTGTCCGCCGCCCGCCGCCCAGGCCCCCGCCTTCACCGCGACCTTCACGGTCGGCCGCGTGCCGGTGGACGTCGAGTACCGCTGGGTGACGAAGACCGGCGATGTCACGGACCCGGGCTGGAAGACGCTCTCGTTCCCGGCAGGCGGCGGCAAGACCCAGCAGAAGACGGTCGTGGCGACGACGTACGACACGAGCGGGACCTTCCAGAACGAGATCAGTGTGGAGGTCCGCAGTCCCGTTCGCACGACGTCCAACTCGGTGCCGTTCTCGATCACTTGCGCGACGGAGACCCCGACGGACGAGGCCTCCGCTTCCACGTCACCCTAG
- a CDS encoding SGNH/GDSL hydrolase family protein — MRRSRITAYVTSLLLAVGFALTGAATAQASQTAAATGYVALGDSYSSGVGAGSYISASGDCKRSTKAYPYLWAAAHSPSSFDFTACSGARTGDVTANQLGPLNSSTGLVSITIGGNDAGFSDVMTTCVLQSDSSCLARIATAKAYVDSTLPGQLDTVYSAISAKAPAAHVVVLGYPRFYKLSGSCAAGLSETKRSAINGAADYLDSAIAKRAADHGFTFGDVRGTFTGHEICSSDAWLHSLNWLNIGESYHPTAAGQSGGYLPVLNGVA, encoded by the coding sequence ATGAGACGTTCCCGAATTACGGCATACGTGACCTCACTCCTCCTCGCCGTCGGCTTCGCCCTTACCGGGGCGGCGACGGCGCAGGCGTCCCAAACCGCCGCGGCCACCGGCTATGTGGCCCTCGGCGACTCCTACTCCTCCGGTGTCGGCGCGGGCAGCTACATCAGCGCCAGCGGCGACTGCAAGCGCAGCACGAAGGCGTACCCCTACCTCTGGGCTGCCGCTCACTCACCCTCGTCGTTCGACTTCACCGCCTGCTCGGGCGCTCGAACGGGTGATGTGACGGCGAACCAGCTGGGCCCGCTCAACTCCTCCACCGGCCTCGTCTCCATCACCATCGGCGGCAACGACGCGGGCTTCTCCGACGTCATGACGACGTGTGTGCTCCAGTCCGACAGCTCCTGCCTCGCGCGGATCGCCACGGCGAAGGCGTACGTCGACTCGACGCTCCCCGGCCAACTCGACACCGTCTACTCGGCGATCAGCGCGAAAGCCCCGGCCGCCCACGTGGTCGTCCTCGGCTACCCCCGCTTCTACAAGCTGAGCGGCTCCTGCGCGGCGGGCCTCTCGGAGACCAAACGGTCCGCGATCAACGGCGCGGCCGACTATCTGGACAGCGCGATCGCCAAGCGCGCAGCCGACCACGGCTTCACCTTCGGCGACGTCAGGGGCACCTTCACCGGCCATGAGATCTGCTCCAGCGACGCCTGGCTGCACAGCCTCAACTGGCTGAACATCGGCGAGTCGTACCACCCGACCGCGGCCGGCCAGTCCGGCGGATATCTGCCGGTCCTGAACGGCGTGGCCTGA
- a CDS encoding S8 family peptidase, translating into MAQLRSKKIRIAAVTSVATAALLGGLTALPAQAAPAEGKVLAADSPTAIKGSYIVTLKKGAGFKAASSAGKGLINEYGGTVKKTFGAALNGYTAGLSATEAKRLAADPAVASVEQNQTVHLTDTTQSSAPWGLDRIDQAALPLSGTYTYPDTAGSGVTAYVIDTGVRITHTQISGRASYGYDAVDGDTTASDGNGHGTHVATTIAGTTYGVAKKANIVAVRVLDNSGSGTTAGVIAGIDWVTANHTTPSVANMSLGGSASTSLDTAVANSIASGVTYAVAAGNSSANASSYSPARVATAITVGATTSTDAKASYSNYGSTLDIFAPGSSILAGYNTSDTATATLSGTSMATPHVAGAAAVYLAGHTSATPAQVATALVNGATSGVVTSAGTGSPNKLLKIVS; encoded by the coding sequence ATGGCACAGCTGCGTAGCAAGAAGATCCGGATAGCCGCGGTCACCTCCGTGGCGACCGCCGCCCTTCTGGGCGGACTCACCGCACTTCCCGCCCAGGCCGCCCCGGCCGAGGGCAAGGTGCTCGCCGCCGACTCCCCCACAGCGATCAAGGGCAGCTACATCGTCACGCTCAAGAAGGGCGCAGGCTTCAAGGCCGCGTCGAGCGCGGGCAAGGGCCTGATCAACGAATACGGCGGCACGGTGAAGAAGACGTTCGGCGCCGCGCTGAACGGCTATACGGCGGGCCTCTCCGCGACCGAGGCCAAAAGACTCGCCGCCGACCCGGCGGTGGCCTCCGTCGAGCAGAACCAGACGGTGCACCTGACCGACACCACGCAATCCAGCGCCCCCTGGGGCCTGGACCGCATCGACCAGGCGGCGCTGCCGCTGTCCGGCACCTACACCTACCCGGACACCGCGGGCAGCGGTGTGACGGCGTACGTCATCGACACCGGCGTCCGCATCACCCACACCCAGATCAGCGGCCGTGCCTCGTACGGCTACGACGCCGTGGACGGCGACACCACCGCCTCGGACGGCAACGGCCACGGCACCCATGTGGCCACGACCATCGCGGGCACGACCTACGGTGTCGCCAAGAAGGCGAACATCGTGGCCGTGCGGGTGCTCGACAACAGCGGCTCCGGCACCACCGCCGGCGTCATCGCGGGCATCGACTGGGTGACCGCGAACCACACCACCCCGTCGGTCGCCAACATGTCGCTCGGCGGCTCCGCCTCCACCTCGCTGGACACGGCCGTGGCGAACTCCATCGCCAGCGGTGTGACCTACGCGGTCGCGGCGGGCAACAGCAGCGCCAACGCCTCCTCCTACTCGCCCGCCCGCGTCGCCACGGCCATCACGGTCGGCGCCACCACCAGCACGGACGCCAAGGCCAGCTACTCCAACTACGGCTCGACCCTGGACATCTTCGCCCCCGGCTCCTCGATCCTGGCGGGCTACAACACCAGCGACACCGCCACCGCGACGCTCTCGGGTACGTCGATGGCCACCCCGCACGTCGCGGGCGCGGCCGCCGTCTACCTCGCGGGCCACACCTCCGCCACCCCGGCGCAGGTCGCCACGGCCCTGGTGAACGGCGCCACCTCCGGCGTGGTCACCAGCGCGGGCACCGGCTCGCCGAACAAGCTCCTGAAGATCGTGTCGTAG
- a CDS encoding GNAT family N-acetyltransferase → MDISVYRPGELSAADRAAWTAFQSKAHLSGSPGLANPFLSPEFTLAVGRCRRGVRIAVLREDGEPAAFFPFHRTTAGVGRAVGLGISDCQGLVHRPGFTWEAHELLRACGLAVWEFDHLAEGQGPFEAGASGTFPSPVMDLDQGYETYLRRLRARSPKFTRTTFAKERRLGRDVGGVRYVHDERDPAVLRTLIDWKSAQYRRTGRSDRFAHAWISHLVQQLYHSRFDPFAGILSVLYADGKPVAAHFGLRTERVMACWFPAYDPAFAKYSPGLILHLRMAEAAAADGIAYVDLGRGQKDYKDSLKTRDLSVSEGWVTRRHPVAFGHRAHRAPVRALRNAVLSRPELFEPADSILKRMGKIRSRR, encoded by the coding sequence GTGGACATCAGCGTGTACCGCCCCGGCGAGCTGAGCGCAGCCGACCGGGCGGCCTGGACCGCTTTCCAGTCGAAGGCCCACCTGAGCGGCTCGCCCGGGTTGGCGAACCCGTTCCTGTCCCCCGAGTTCACGCTCGCGGTGGGCCGCTGCAGACGCGGCGTGCGGATCGCGGTCTTACGCGAGGACGGCGAGCCCGCGGCGTTCTTCCCGTTCCACAGAACCACCGCCGGCGTCGGCCGGGCTGTCGGCCTCGGCATCTCCGACTGCCAGGGTCTCGTGCACCGCCCCGGTTTCACCTGGGAAGCCCACGAGCTGCTGCGGGCCTGCGGGCTCGCCGTCTGGGAGTTCGACCACTTGGCGGAAGGCCAGGGGCCGTTCGAGGCGGGAGCCTCCGGCACCTTCCCGTCCCCGGTCATGGACCTCGACCAGGGCTACGAAACATATCTGCGCCGACTGCGCGCCCGGTCGCCGAAGTTCACCCGTACCACCTTCGCCAAGGAGCGCAGGCTCGGCCGGGACGTCGGCGGGGTGCGCTATGTGCACGACGAGCGCGACCCGGCGGTGCTGCGCACGCTGATCGACTGGAAGTCCGCGCAGTACCGCAGGACCGGGCGCAGCGACCGCTTCGCGCACGCCTGGATCAGCCACCTGGTCCAGCAGCTCTACCACTCCCGCTTCGATCCGTTCGCGGGGATCCTGTCGGTGCTGTACGCGGACGGCAAGCCGGTCGCCGCGCACTTCGGGCTGCGCACCGAACGGGTCATGGCGTGCTGGTTTCCGGCGTACGACCCGGCGTTCGCGAAATACTCCCCGGGCCTGATCCTGCATTTGCGCATGGCCGAGGCGGCCGCCGCCGACGGAATTGCTTATGTGGATCTTGGGCGGGGCCAGAAGGATTACAAGGACTCCCTCAAGACACGGGATCTCTCCGTGTCCGAGGGGTGGGTGACACGACGTCATCCCGTCGCATTCGGGCACCGGGCGCACCGCGCCCCGGTCCGGGCACTGCGCAATGCGGTGCTGTCCCGGCCGGAGCTGTTCGAGCCGGCCGACAGTATCCTCAAACGGATGGGGAAAATCCGTTCGAGGCGTTAG
- a CDS encoding glycosyltransferase family 2 protein produces MSSVLRPAISGQDPLMANKYRPISSHLAIAPPVSVVIPAMNEAENLPYVFKTLPGWIHEVVLVDGNSTDNTVEVARELWPDVKVVEQHGKGKGDALITGFEACTGDIIVMVDADGSADGNEIVSYVSALVSGADFAKGSRFANGGGTSDMTPIRKLGNHVLCAVVNAKFGARYTDLCYGYNAFWRHCLDKIELDCTGFEVETLMNIRVVKAGLKVQEIPSHEYLRIHGTSNLRAVRDGFRVLKVILKERSNRRALRRRPHAAQLNSGRGEAS; encoded by the coding sequence ATGAGCTCAGTCCTGCGCCCAGCCATTTCGGGCCAAGATCCGTTAATGGCCAACAAGTACCGGCCCATCTCCTCTCACCTGGCCATAGCGCCACCGGTGAGTGTCGTGATTCCCGCCATGAATGAGGCCGAGAATCTCCCGTACGTCTTCAAGACCCTTCCCGGCTGGATTCACGAAGTGGTTCTTGTGGACGGCAATTCCACCGACAACACCGTCGAAGTGGCCCGCGAGCTGTGGCCGGACGTCAAGGTCGTCGAACAGCACGGAAAGGGCAAGGGCGACGCCCTGATCACCGGATTCGAGGCGTGCACCGGCGACATCATCGTGATGGTCGACGCGGACGGCTCGGCCGACGGCAACGAGATCGTGTCGTATGTCTCCGCGCTGGTGTCCGGGGCGGACTTCGCCAAGGGCTCCCGCTTCGCCAACGGCGGCGGCACGTCCGACATGACGCCGATCCGCAAGCTCGGCAACCACGTGCTGTGCGCGGTCGTCAACGCCAAGTTCGGCGCCCGCTACACCGACCTCTGCTATGGATACAACGCGTTCTGGCGGCACTGCCTCGACAAGATCGAACTCGACTGCACCGGCTTCGAGGTCGAGACCCTGATGAACATCCGGGTGGTCAAGGCGGGCCTCAAGGTGCAGGAGATACCCAGCCACGAGTACCTCCGCATCCACGGCACGAGCAACCTGCGCGCCGTGCGGGACGGGTTCCGGGTGCTCAAGGTGATCCTCAAGGAGCGCTCCAACCGGCGCGCGCTGCGCCGCAGGCCGCACGCCGCTCAGCTCAACTCGGGTCGGGGAGAGGCGTCTTGA
- a CDS encoding glycosyltransferase family 2 protein: protein MSETDISVVVCVYTEDRWEDILAAVSSVRAQSLPALETLLVVDHNATLLERLTREYKETDGVRVLANAGPRGLSAGRNTGIAASRGEIIAFLDDDAVAERDWLRHFAAGYADPRVMAVGGRTMPIWASGRRPVWFPEEFDWVVGCTYKGLPPGRVQVRNVLGGNASFRRTAFDAAGGFATGIGRDGDKRPLGCEETELCIRLTRARPDAILLIDDRAVIHHRVPEAREHFGYFRTRAYAEGLSKALVARSVGSDKGLESERRYATRVLPAGVLRGLRDAALARPGGAGRAGAIVAGVLTAAGGYVLGSVRARRGGAVFSVVSVVEIEGVPGDEGAAA from the coding sequence TTGAGCGAGACGGACATCTCCGTAGTGGTCTGCGTCTACACCGAGGACCGCTGGGAGGACATCCTGGCGGCGGTCTCCTCGGTGCGGGCGCAGTCCCTGCCCGCCCTGGAGACGCTCCTGGTCGTGGACCACAACGCCACGCTTCTGGAGCGGCTGACCAGGGAGTACAAGGAGACCGACGGGGTGCGGGTGCTCGCCAACGCGGGCCCCCGCGGGCTGTCCGCGGGCCGCAACACCGGTATCGCCGCCTCGCGCGGCGAGATCATCGCGTTCCTCGACGACGACGCCGTGGCCGAGCGGGACTGGCTGCGGCACTTCGCCGCGGGGTACGCGGACCCGCGGGTCATGGCCGTCGGCGGCCGTACGATGCCGATCTGGGCGTCGGGCCGCCGCCCGGTCTGGTTTCCCGAGGAGTTCGACTGGGTGGTGGGCTGCACATACAAGGGGCTGCCGCCGGGCCGTGTGCAGGTCCGCAACGTCCTCGGCGGAAACGCTTCTTTCCGTCGTACAGCGTTCGACGCGGCGGGCGGCTTCGCGACCGGCATCGGCCGCGACGGCGACAAGCGCCCGCTGGGCTGCGAGGAGACGGAGCTGTGCATCCGCCTCACCCGCGCACGCCCGGACGCGATCCTGCTGATCGACGACCGGGCGGTCATCCACCACCGGGTGCCCGAGGCCCGCGAGCACTTCGGGTACTTCCGCACGCGCGCGTACGCCGAGGGCCTGTCCAAGGCGCTCGTCGCCCGAAGTGTCGGTTCCGACAAGGGCCTTGAGTCGGAACGCCGTTACGCGACCCGCGTCCTGCCCGCCGGAGTGCTGCGCGGACTGCGTGACGCGGCGCTGGCCCGCCCGGGCGGCGCGGGACGCGCGGGCGCGATCGTCGCCGGGGTTCTGACGGCGGCCGGTGGGTACGTTCTCGGGAGCGTCCGGGCGCGCAGGGGCGGCGCCGTCTTTTCGGTGGTCTCCGTCGTGGAGATCGAGGGGGTCCCGGGCGACGAGGGGGCTGCAGCATGA